The Lepisosteus oculatus isolate fLepOcu1 chromosome 4, fLepOcu1.hap2, whole genome shotgun sequence genome window below encodes:
- the ppp4r2b gene encoding serine/threonine-protein phosphatase 4 regulatory subunit 2-B isoform X1, with the protein MEIDTLLEALKDFEKKGKKDVCPTLDQFLCHVAKTGETMIQWSQFKSYFLFKLEKVMDDFRASAPEQRGPANPNVEYIPFEEMKERILKIVNGYNGIPFTIQRLCELLTEPKRNYTGTDKFLRGVEKNVMVVSCVYPTSEKNGSSSLSRMNGVMFPGNSSGYSDRNVNGPGTPRPMNRPKLSLSSSLATNGLPDSTENKEPTAEQADGKPHSESPSSEGENTLGSPVKNKYLEEEEDPMEAEGHEVKRLKFDQEEEALRPAAAESTAEMPEEAESSSEAQEGEKESSRDAELQSSEEQEPSSTQTETPAGESTVENAEKETLSATEDTSEENNQMDQSDQPSPLDKDLSREDREPSENIDPVSSSSSSSSSSSNSEESSESGEPETASSSKSPETPSENAMENSTEATETAEEPMEQD; encoded by the exons GATTCAGTGGTCACAGTTCAAGAGCTATTTCCTCTTTAAACTGGAGAAAGTGATGGATGATTTCAGAGCTTCAGCCCCTGAACAGCGAGGACCTGCTAACCCCAATGTAGAGTACATTCCCTTCGAGGAAATGAAGGAAAGGATACTCAAAATAGTCAACGGATACAATGG gATTCCCTTTACTATTCAGCGCTTATGCGAGTTACTGACTGAACCCAAGAGGAATTACACTGGCACAGATAAGTTTCTCCGTGGTGTGGAAAAG AATGTCATGGTTGTCAGCTGTGTATATCCAACTTCAGA GAAAAATGGATCCAGTAGCTTGAGCAGGATGAATGGTGTCATGTTTCCTGGTAATTCATCTGGTTATTCAGACAG GAATGTAAATGGACCTGGAACACCAAGGCCGATGAACAGACCAAAGCTCTCTTTATCAAGTTCTTTAGCAACAAATGGTTTACCTGACAGTACGGAAAACAAAGAGCCTACAGCAGAGCAGGCAGATGGCAAGCCTCACAG cgAGTCACCATCATCAGAGGGAGAAAACACTCTGGGTAGTCCTGTGAAGAACAAGTATcttgaggaggaggaggacccGATGGAGGCAGAGGGTCACGAAGTGAAGAGACTCAAGTTTGACCAGGAGGAAGAGGCGCTGCGGCCAGCTGCTGCTGAGAGCACTGCGGAAATGCCAGAGGAGGCCGAGTCGTCTTCAGAAGCGCAGGAAGGAGAGAAGGAAAGCAGCAGGGATGCTGagcttcagtcttctgaagaaCAAG agCCTTCAAGTAcacagactgaaaccccagcaGGGGAAAGCACTGTAGAGAATGCTGAAAAGGAGACGTTATCTGCCACAGAGGATACCTCGGAGGAAAATAATCAAATGGACCAGTCAGACCAGCCGTCTCCACTAGATAAGGATTTGAGCCGTGAAGATAGGGAACCTAGTGAGAATATTGACCctgtcagtagcagtagcagcagcagcagcagtagcagcaACAGTGAAGAAAGCAGTGAAAGTGGTGAGCCAGAGACGGCTTCTTCCAGCAAATCTCCTGAAACTCCATCGGAGAATGCAATGGAGAATAGTACTGAAGCTACAGAAACTGCAGAAGAACCTATGGAACAAGACTAA
- the ppp4r2b gene encoding serine/threonine-protein phosphatase 4 regulatory subunit 2-B isoform X2 gives MLYHEAILPSSVIKRIPFTIQRLCELLTEPKRNYTGTDKFLRGVEKNVMVVSCVYPTSEKNGSSSLSRMNGVMFPGNSSGYSDRNVNGPGTPRPMNRPKLSLSSSLATNGLPDSTENKEPTAEQADGKPHSESPSSEGENTLGSPVKNKYLEEEEDPMEAEGHEVKRLKFDQEEEALRPAAAESTAEMPEEAESSSEAQEGEKESSRDAELQSSEEQEPSSTQTETPAGESTVENAEKETLSATEDTSEENNQMDQSDQPSPLDKDLSREDREPSENIDPVSSSSSSSSSSSNSEESSESGEPETASSSKSPETPSENAMENSTEATETAEEPMEQD, from the exons ATGTTGTATCATGAAGCAATACTGCCATCTAGTGTAATTAAAAG gATTCCCTTTACTATTCAGCGCTTATGCGAGTTACTGACTGAACCCAAGAGGAATTACACTGGCACAGATAAGTTTCTCCGTGGTGTGGAAAAG AATGTCATGGTTGTCAGCTGTGTATATCCAACTTCAGA GAAAAATGGATCCAGTAGCTTGAGCAGGATGAATGGTGTCATGTTTCCTGGTAATTCATCTGGTTATTCAGACAG GAATGTAAATGGACCTGGAACACCAAGGCCGATGAACAGACCAAAGCTCTCTTTATCAAGTTCTTTAGCAACAAATGGTTTACCTGACAGTACGGAAAACAAAGAGCCTACAGCAGAGCAGGCAGATGGCAAGCCTCACAG cgAGTCACCATCATCAGAGGGAGAAAACACTCTGGGTAGTCCTGTGAAGAACAAGTATcttgaggaggaggaggacccGATGGAGGCAGAGGGTCACGAAGTGAAGAGACTCAAGTTTGACCAGGAGGAAGAGGCGCTGCGGCCAGCTGCTGCTGAGAGCACTGCGGAAATGCCAGAGGAGGCCGAGTCGTCTTCAGAAGCGCAGGAAGGAGAGAAGGAAAGCAGCAGGGATGCTGagcttcagtcttctgaagaaCAAG agCCTTCAAGTAcacagactgaaaccccagcaGGGGAAAGCACTGTAGAGAATGCTGAAAAGGAGACGTTATCTGCCACAGAGGATACCTCGGAGGAAAATAATCAAATGGACCAGTCAGACCAGCCGTCTCCACTAGATAAGGATTTGAGCCGTGAAGATAGGGAACCTAGTGAGAATATTGACCctgtcagtagcagtagcagcagcagcagcagtagcagcaACAGTGAAGAAAGCAGTGAAAGTGGTGAGCCAGAGACGGCTTCTTCCAGCAAATCTCCTGAAACTCCATCGGAGAATGCAATGGAGAATAGTACTGAAGCTACAGAAACTGCAGAAGAACCTATGGAACAAGACTAA